ATTTCTATTGCTATTACTTATTACAGATAGGATAAAGTATTATCCTTTTAGATAAGCATATTTTAATAAACGTCCTTTTTAAAAATTACATATGAATAGGCTAATGTTTATTCTAGTCATAATAGATATAATTTTTACATTAACATTGTCTAATCTTTTTGTATTTAATCTCACTTTTCCTGCAATAAAAATAATTTTAAGCATTAACAAAAGAGAAAAATTGAAGCAAAAAAGAGCTTAGATTTAATCAATATTTAGGACAAGTAATAACACATGAGCATACTAAAAATCGATGATATATTTGAACTCCCTGGCTGGGATACAAGAAAAAGAATAATGGAAGAATTAAGAAGCGGTCCAAAGAATGCGTATGAATTAGCAAAGATATTAGAGCTTAATTACTCTACAGTGAGATACCATTTAGAACTCCTACAAAAATTTGGTTTAGTAAATGTTAAGAAGGGTAAAAAATATTACTACGAACTAACTAAAACAGCCTTACAAATACTAAATGAGGAAAAGTAATACACCCATTTGATTTTTAAATACTCTTTTTCAAACATTAAATTATGAAATGTAGTACTGAAGGAAATAGGGATATTAGAGGTTTTAATTTTCTTTTAGATAATTGTAATAAAGAATATTTAAGCAATAAATTTCAAGAATTTAGAAAATTATCGAATGATAGTAATAAAACTTATATAATAAGACTTGCAGATAGTAACTATTATAGATTTGAAGTAATTATGATACCTAATTCTGTTACCTTGCTCTCAATAGCAACAGCTAGAGGTGTAAATAATATAAACCTTAGGGATTTTTCAGCATTAGAAGAATTAGCAACATTAAGCTGTTGTGCATACCAAAACGAGAAATTAAAAGAATTAGCAACCCAATTTTTAGGAGAACAAAGAGAATATGAATCTGAAATCGTTGATTTAGAGGAGAAAAAGATTGAACTTGAGATAAATCCAGATTGTAATAAAGTTGAATGGAATGAATTAAAATTACCCGAACAAATAGAAGGAAAATGGACTACCTCAGAATTAGCCTATACAGATAGATTAATACTTAAGGCTTTGGTTGGGCAAGGAAAATTTATAACAATATCAACAGAAAGACCTCAAAATTCAATAAAGTTCAATTCATTTGAAAGACTTGGCAGTCTTTGCTGTTTTGTAAACATAATTCTTCAGAAACTAAAGGAATGTAACGGGTTAATAGAAGCATTAACACCATTATTGCAACAAGAAACTGGAAAAAGGAAAAGGAGAAAAAATGAGTGAAAATATAAAACCAATTTACGCTAGAGGCTTTTTTAATATGAATAATTTGGGAGAAACTAATCAATTGGTTATTTTTTATTATTATGATAAGGATTCTTACTATGCTTCTCTTAAAAAAGACGAAATAAAAAATGAGCTAAACAAATTAAAAGATAATATGCAATATTACTTAGATAGAGAAATAATTAAGGTAAATGGCAAAAGAGTAAAAGCAAAAGTTCTTTTTACAAGATTAGGTTTACTTGATGTAACTCATCCTTATGTCGAATTTATTATAAGATTTTACGGAGAATTAAATCAAGGTGAAAATCTATATGAAGATATATATGAAGAGGAGATTGCTGAATACCCCTATGAAGCAATCTGGGTTTTACCAGGTAAAATTATTTCATACTCGTTATCTGGGAGAGTTAAAATAAAGAATAATATTCTTTTTGTAAAGGTTAAAAAAGGTACAAAAATTAAAGGGAATGAAAAAATAGTGTTCTTTATAGAGTAATTTCATCAATTTTTTTAGCCAGCTCTATATCTAAATCTGTAAGTCCACCTACATCATGGGTAGTTAATTGAACAATAACCTTGTTATAGTATATACATACATCAGGATGATGATCCATAGAATCCGCTATTGGTTGTATTTTTAAAACAAAAGATACCGATTCCTTAAAATCATTAAATTGAAACGTTTTTTCTATTGTATTTCCTTTTAAAATCCATCCTTTTAATTCCTTTAAAGCTTGGTATACTTCAGAATCTGATAGCTTTTTCATAGTTTAACATATTGTTTTAAAGGTATAAAAAAATCAGCACTTAAAGGACTCTTCACTATTCAGTCTGGGGAGTTTTCATCCTCATTTTAACTCTGCTGACATCCTCTTAATAAGTGTATATATTAATGGTACTAAAAGTATTGCAAAAGCAATAGCTAAACCCCAAGCTAAAGTTTGTAAAATTGACAAAACTGAACTAAATGGTTGAACAATTATTGCAATAGCTATTATAAGAAATATTGTATATAGTAGAAATCTTCCATATGTCGAGATATATGAAGCATTAGGATCTGTTTTTGCTATACTATCTATTGCTTTATCTATTATCGTAAAGCTAAATAGTAGCACTATTGAACCAATAATAATATCATAGAAAAGATATGGACTTATAAAAGGTATCCAGTAAAATATAGCCAATGTAGCTGCTAAAGTTATAATTATAGCATATAATCCAAATTTAAGGACACTAAATATTGTTGTCATAAATGGATCATTAGTAATCATTTGTTTACCCATATAATCTATAAGGACATTTACTAATGTTATCCCTAATGTTAGTAATAAAATGGCTCCGGCAAGATAAGGTAAATATCTTGCCACATCCTCTATATAAACACTAGCTGGACCTAAACTAACAACAGTCAAACCTATTGATAATGATATAAGAATTATTAAAGCCTTTACAGTTCCAGCAACTAAGCTGGCACTAATTTGAATAGTAGAGTGAGAGAATAATCTTACAAGAACTCTTTGAATAACAGAACTAACTATCTCCGCTATTACGTACCCTACAAAAACTATAATAAGAAATAATATAATTGATGGAATTGCATCTATAATTTCTGTCGCTAACGTTGTTAAAGCTTGTGAAATTGTTTCATCAATTACTATCATGGTTGTAGTACTATCACATTTCAAATTTATAAGATTAGCTATTATTATTTTCCTCTACAATTTTAGAAATTCTATATAGAATTCTATCAATTTTCTCTTTTTCCTGCTTTAAAGCTGAAAGTTTGCTCCTATATTCTATTGCTTTTTTAAGCTTATCTTCAATTTGGCTCGGATCCTTACCTATATATTTGCTTTTTAGCCTACCATCCTCCCAGTAACGAAGATAATAATATTTCTTCCCATTAATTTCCTTAACTTCTAAATGTCCTGTAGGTAAAGATTGAAGAGCTTTCTCTAGTTCTTGAATTTGGTCCAAAAGAACTTTTTGCCTATCTTCAAGTTCCCTAATCTTTTCCCATATCATGAAAAACACCAATACAGTATATAAGCAGAGTTACATTTGATCTTCATACCCTAAATCCATTGTATCTTCAATAGCTTTTCTTATTTTTTCTTTATCAGTTACTTCTATATATTTTCTTATACCACCAGCTCTTCCTTTATTTATGATTTTAACTTTTATTATTCCAAACATATCTAACTCTGATATTATATCAGAAAATCTTCTATATGATAACGGTTTTTGCTTATATTGGTTACATAAATCAGTATAAATTTTATGTGCTGTAACTACATCTTCAGCTTCCATAGTAGCCATTAAAGCTAGTTTGTAATGAAATGGAAGTGCCTTAATCGCCTCAATTAATCTTTCTTGTTCATATTCTATTATTGCTCTATCCACATGTTCCTTTCTTATAAAACCTTCTCCAGAAGCTAATTGTGCAGCTCTGAACAATAAGTTAACTGCTTTTCTTGCATCTCCATGTTCTTTAGCCGAAATAGCTGCAATATAAGATAGAATATTATCATCATAAGTACCTCTATAAAGACCGTATTCAGCGTAAATTGATAATATGTGCTTTAATTGTTCTGCATCATAAGGTTTAAAGAATACCGTAGGACCTAAAGAAGAGAGAACTCTTGGTTCCATGTAATCTCTTATATTTATATCATTACTGACCATTATTACTGATATATCTGCATCAGCTCTCAATAGTTGATAAAGTACAATATCTCCTCCTCTTCTTTTTATTAAAGTATCAACCTCATCTAAGTAAACTAAAGCTTTCTTATTAGCTAATTCTTCTTTAATTTTCTCTAAATATTCGCCAAGATTGATCCCATGTTTAGGCACCTCATCATTAGTTAGCCTCTCTGTTAAAGCAGATAAAACAGCTTGAGGAGTACCTCCAACTTCTCTACAATTTACATAAGCTTGTTTCACTTTACTATAATCTTGATCTTCATGCTTTACCTCTTCAATCTCATTTAGCATATATCTAGCTACAAATGTTTTCCCTGTACCAGTTAATCCTAAAAATAGAGTAGAAAAACGAACATCAGACTTTACAAAATATCTAACTGCGATAGCAACCTCTCTCAATATATCTTCTCTAAAAGGAATATCTTTAAATACAGTTAAAGGATCAATGAAAACCCTAGGATCCTTAATAACCTCTCCTTTTCCACCTTTCAAGGCATCTCTAATTGACACATTTACTTCTTTGTTTCCTACGTTATTTTAGTTATCAATTATTTCTCATGGTGTTACCGCGTCATATGAAACGAAAAGATTACTTTTGTTTAACTCCCCAGTTTTACAGTAAATTTCCTTCGTTTCCATAGTATTATATTCTCTAAAAAATGAAAATTAATTATATTCGTATTATTTTTTCGATATATTGTTTTAATTCTATATATTAAAAATACCATCTCTAACAGTTTATATAATATAGGTCAACAGAGAGTGTGAATTTCCAATGTTTCTATACCACTTATTATAATATATACTAGTAAAATGTTTGTATAAAGTATAATAAGGTTGATAGAAAGAAAATAAAAAACATTTGAAATTCTGAGTCAGTCTCTTTTGATTAGGGAACGGAAGACAATGGAAACAAATGAAATTTACTGTAAAACTGGGGAGTTAAAGAGTATCAATTATATTTATTAGCTCGTCTCCATATTCTTTTGTACCTAATGCTTTTACTCCCATAAATCTAGCTATATCTTGTGTAACTTTCTTTTGTTTAATAGCTATATTTATAGACTTTTCTATTAGCTCTGCAGCTTCGTTCCACCCCATCCATCTGAGCATTAGCTCTCCAGCTTTTATAATACCAGTAGGATTGGCTACATTTTTCCCTGCATATTTTGGAGCAGTTCCATGTATTGCTTCAAACATTCCTCCTTCATCACCAATATTAGCCCCACCTAGCATTCCAATATTTCCAATTAATGCTCCAGCAGCATCTGAAATATAATCACCATTAACGTTAGGGGCTAAAATTATATCATACTCCTCGGGTCTAATGATTATTTGTTGGAACATATTATCAGCTATTCTATCATTTAATACTACTTTTCCTTCATGGCTTTTTCCTTGATTAATTTCTTCTTCTGTTACTATAAAGTCTCTAAATTCGTTTAAAGCAACTTCATAAGCCCATTCTCTAAATGCTCCTTCAGTATATTTCATTACATTTCCCTTATGCATTACAGTTATTTTCTTCCTCTTATGCTCTATTGCATATTGTATTGCTAACCTAGTTATTCTCTGAGTTTTATATTTACTCATAACTTTTATTCCAATCCCTGTATCATCTTCTATTTCAACTTTGAACTCATTTCTTAGGAATTCTCTAATCTTTTTTGCCTCTTCGCTGTTAAATGGATATTCTATTCCTCTATATAAATCATCCGTATTTTCTCTGAAAATTATCATATCTACTTTTTCAGGGTTTTTTAATGGGCTTTCAAGTCCTTCAATGTATTTTACGGGTCTGATATTAGCATAAAGATCTAACATGAGTCTTATAGCAACATTAACTGATTTCCAGCCTTTCCCTATTGGTGTTTCTAATGGTCCTTTTAATACAACCCTATATTTTAATAACATCTCTTGTGTATCTTTAGGAAATCTATCTCCAGTTAGCTTTTCGGCTTTTTCTCCAGCATATACTTCTAGCCATTTAATTTCTCTTGAACTTTTATAAGCTTTTTCTACTGCTTTATTAATTACCCTTATAGCTGTAGTAGTAATCTCTGGTCCAATTCCGTCTCCTTCTATATATAATATAACAGGTTTACTAGGAACTATCCACTTACCTTTATCGAATTTTATTTTTTCTCCATCATCTGGTTCTTTATACAACATTTGTATTTAACGTAGTCGTATAACCTATTATATCTTACTTAACTCAAAAACATTCTTGTCCAAATGTTTCTCGCAATAGTGAATTTTAATTTATGGATACTGTTTTAAATTCTATTAATCTCATGCAAATATAGCTGGTTAATTTTTAAAAGATGACTAGATCAAATTATCATTACTCCAACTCTGTTAAGATAAACTAAGATATAAATTTATCCTACTAATATTAATTTAGTAAAATCATAAACCTAAAACTATTCAGTGATACTCAATACTGATGGAATAAATGGAATAATTAGTCTTTACCTTTCTTGTTAACTTGAAAAAGATTGTTATTAGTAATCGAAAATGATATCAAATTATATTGTGTGTGTTTCTTTAAGTTTTAAGTATATGGAAAAGTTATAAAATATGTGTTCAAGTAATACTACTTGATGTGGTCCTTATTATTCTTAATTTTAATAGCATCATCAGTTGTTCTTCCTTTATATCTTCAGCCTAATGTTTCTGAAATTTCTAGTAATCAGATTGTAAATGTTTCTATTGTAATTCCGCCAAAGAACCTAGAATTATTACAGTTATATGTAGAGGAACATCATATAGTCAATTCATCTGAACTAGAGACCTTATTCATTCCTAATTCTACAATTAATAAAATTGTCAACATGTTAGTAAATAATGGGATTCAGCCCGAGGTCACTTTAAACGTTATATCATTTCAAGCAAAAGCTGGAATAGTTGAAAAGTTATTTCATGGTCAATTTATTACCACAGAAATTTTAGGAAAGAAAATATATTATTTTATTAGCAGTAGTACTTCTTTCCCAGGAATTATATTAGCAACTAATTTGACTTATCTATTTTTGTCTAAACCAAATAATCTAGTTAACATTACACAAGCTATAGCCTATAATATGATAACGCCAAGCGAATTACAATCAGCGTATAATATAACCTTTTTAATAAAGCATGGAATTAACGGAAGTGGAGTAAATATTGGAATCCTTGATTTTGAAGGTGATCCATATATTTATCAGCAATTACAAGATTTTGACTCTCAATACAATTTGCCAAATCCTCCAATATTTAAAGTAGTGCCAATAGGTCCTTATAATCCAAATGATGGTATCCCTAGTGGATGGGCTTTAGAAATTTCATTAGACGTTGAATATGCTCATGCTGCAGCTCCAGGTGCAGGTATAATACTTTATGTCGCGAATCCATCAATATCAATCCCTCAAGCTATAGCATATATTGATCAGCAAGATCAAGTAAGCGTTGTTTCACAAAGCTGGGGAATTCCTGAAATTTACTTTCTATTAGGTCTTTTACCAATTTCTTATTTACAATCTATGATTTATGAATATTGGCTTGGAGAGGCAGAAGGGATTACTTTTATAGCAGCTTCTGGTGATGCAGGAGGAAATGGTTATAATTTCTTTCTAAGTCCCTTAGGCTCCACTATTGTTCCAGCATCAATTCCTTATGTTCTAGCAGTCGGAGGTACAACGCTATATGTATCTGAAAATTCAACCTATCAAACAGCATGGAGTGGTGAAAGTATAATAGGATCTACGACTGGTGGCTACAGTGCAATATTTCCTTCTCCACCTTATCAAGGATTAGAAGGATTTAGAATTACTCCAGATGTTGTAGCTGACGCAAATCCATATACGGGAGTACCAGTAGTTTACTATTATAATACAACTTATCTGGTTGGAGGTACATCTTTAGCTACTCCAATAGTTGCTGGAATAATAGCTCTAGCAGATCAAGTTCATGGGAAATTAGGGTTTATTAATCCTTTAATTTACTCGTTAAATGGAACGAAAGCTATAGTTCCAGTAAGCTTAGGGTATAATACACCTTATATAGCAAATAATAGTTTAAATCCCGTAACTGGATTAGGATATATAAATGCAGGATATTTTGTGTCCTTATTAAGGATTCCTACTGCTTCTTTATCATTAGCTGTTCAAAATACTACATATTTGCCTGGACAAGCTATAAAAGTAATAGGCTATCTTAATGGAGTTTCATCTCCGCCTGTAACCTTGACAGCCTACGTATATAATGGTTCTGCTATAGTTTCAACTTTTACACTTTCATATAATGGTTCTGCTTATATAGGAGATATTACATTATCTAAATCTGGAATTTATGAAATTTATAGTAAGTTTAATAATATTTATGGGTTTACTTACGTTACTGTTGGTTATCAAGCAGTATTTGTTTTTCCAATAGTAGCTATTTATCCTATACCCTCAAATATTCCAGTAATAGTCATGATAACATATCCAAACGGGACTCTTGTTTCTTCGTTTAATACTACTAATTTGACAGTGTATAAAGAAAATCAATTAAACGGAAAGATACAAGAAGTTACTCAAGTGAAACTTAATAATTTACCAATTATTAATATATCTCAGCTCGGCATATATATCAAGTTTAAATCTGGGATATTAGAAGGTTATATTAATTTAACTAGCAAAGAATTCGGAGGAGTATATGTTTTAAGTGTGAACAATACTATAGGTCTAGATGAAATAGTATTAGGAATGTACGTTGTACCAGCAGTAATTCCAAATTCATTTAGTGAGCCAACTTCATTGTATTCTGGTGAAAACGTAACATTAGAAGTTTTAGTTGAGAGTCTAGGAATGCCTAATGTAACTGTATCATTTATAAAGGATGGTAAGATCTATTATTCAACGCCAGTTAATTCTATAACAGTTGGTTCATCATCCTATTACATTGCTCAAGTAAATATCCCAAGGCTACCTAGTGGATATTATACCATAGAAGCTTACGCAGATTACAGTAATGGAACTTATATTGCTTATGGAGTTGGTTACACACAGATTTACATTTCTAACGAGAGTTTAGTTTTGCATGCAAAAGTAAATTCAGTAACGTTTGAGAACGATACAATAACTATTTCAGCAAATATTTACTATCCGAATGGAACTCCAGTAAAATATGGTGTATTTAGTGCAATATTTGTGCCAAGCTACTTACTAAGTGATATAGATTCTTTGCAAATATCATATTCTGTCCCTTTAACATATAAAAATGGAATTTGGATAGGTAATTTCACTGTACCTGCTGGTAGTTATAGTAACTCTGGAGTTACTGTTGGAGAAATAGCTGGGACTTGGAATGTTTATATAGTTGGTTTATCAGCTAATGGAATCCCACTTCCATTTGATTCAACTATTAATTATAATACTTTAAATATAGAACCTACATCAACAGAACTATCATTTTTAGTTTTACCATTCAATTATATTCCAACTTTTACTGGTAGCTATGCTTATCATATATATACTCCAAATGCTATAATATCCAATAAAACGGTTGTCTTAGTTAATTCGATCATAGATAATTTAACAGCAATTAACTCTGTGATTTACTCCTATAATTCTGAGATATATCATGTAACTTTAATTAATTCTAAGATCGTTAATATCTCAAACATTTCTAACATCTCTAATAATATAAAAGTAATAAATGATACAATCATTTCTACTTCAACTTCTATTAGTACTTCAAATAATATAACTGCAAGTCAATTATTAGGATTTGGAGATTTATTCATGATAGAATTAGTTATAGCCTTAATAATAAACAGCATAGTAGTTATGATCTTTGTTATTGGTGATAAAAATAAACGGTAAACTATTTTACATCAGTTATTATTCCCATCCAAGCATTTTCATCATAAATTAAATATTCAACTTCTAGGTAAATTTTTTTGATTCCATGTTTAGTCTTTATTTTTAAAGGATAGACAAAGTAATATACATCTCCTTCGACGTCTTTCTTTGCTCTTTCTGGGAACTCTACTTCATATCCGTAGCTTTCTATTATTTCTTGAATTTTAGTTGTTAGCTTTGCAGCAATTTCCTTTAAAGTCTCGCCATAAATGGGTTCAAAAGTTAAAGCCCTTAATTCTTTTTTAAGTGCTGCAATGCTTTCAGACGCTCTTTTACGTCCTTTTTGCTTTGATTTGTTCTTTTCCACAAATAAAAGATGTGAAACAATGCTTTAAAAAGAATTGTGTTAAACGTAATATTCGTTCAAAGTTCTTCTGACCCCCCATCCTTCATTATATAACTCCTCGAGACCCTGTTCTATTAGTGGCTTAATTGCGGGATTTCTTAAGTTATCCTCAATTCCACCATATTTAGTTGCTAATATATTTAAAAATGTATTTAAGTTAATTTTCATATTATCAGTCATTTCTGACGGATCCCTCTTAAAGAAACCGAAGAAAGAAGATTTTTTAGTATTATTGTAAATTTGAGGTGGAACTATTATAATATTGTTATTCATATCGACAACAAGTAAAAATGGTAAAATTACTTCTACTTTATCTTTATCAAATGGAGCTCTTCTATAAAAGGATTTAATTTTCTCCAACTCATCATTACAAATTGCCTTTATGCTTTCTAACTGATTTATGATGCTTTTCTGTAATTCATCTAGTTCTCTTATTTTAGAATCAATGCTTTCTAATTCCTTTTGTTTTTGAGTGTTGAGTGATTCAATTTCATGAACAATATTTCTTATCTCTATTCTATATTTGTTCTTAATCTCAGCTATCTTGCTTTGTATTTCACTAAGATACTTCGATCTTAACGAAATTAAATTATCTAAATCTTTTTGTAAAGATGGATTTGCTTCATAATCAAGCTCAGCTTTTCCAATTAAAACTTCAATATCTCCCATTTTAGAGTAAAGCTTGGACGCTTCATTAAGTATTTCTGTTTCAAGATTCTTTTTAGAAGTTGAAAGACTTTTCTTCAATAATTCACTCTTTTCTTGAATTAGTAAATTATACTTGTCTTCTATTTGCTTTCTTTCTTCTGCTCTTTTTCCCTTAATTATGGTTAAGATCGTATTTATTTTTCCTTCTACATCGTTTATTTTATTGATGTTTTCATTAATTAAGTATTCTCTATTATTAAGGTCGTTAATAGTAGTTTCGACATCCAATTGAGTGAGAGACTTTTCCAATATTCTTAATGGTAACTCCGGGCTTCCATAAGAAAGAATGGGAGCTAAATCATCAATAACTACTCCTTTAAAAATTTCTTCTTCTTTGCCTTTAACGTCTTTCCATCTATAAGACTTTAGAGTTGCTAACACTTCTGTCTCGTTTTTATTATTCTCCAGATTATCTATAATTCTTTTATAGTCTTGTAAAACTACAAATTGAAGCTTAGTTTCTATATTAATAGTTTCATCAAATATTATATATCCACCGGATTTTTCATGTTTAACTAATAATAGTGGCCAGCCTATTAGAGTGGCTTTTTTAATTCGTGTATTCCTTAAAGTTGCCTTAACTAGTGCAACAGCTAATTGCTTACTTACGGGTAAAGGTTGATATGCAGAGTCAACGGCTAATGGTAAGTATACACTACTCACAAAATAAATTTAGATCAGTAAAATATATGTGTTTTTATTTGACCATATAATTATGAGCTTTAAAGTA
The nucleotide sequence above comes from Sulfurisphaera javensis. Encoded proteins:
- a CDS encoding ArsR/SmtB family transcription factor, whose amino-acid sequence is MSILKIDDIFELPGWDTRKRIMEELRSGPKNAYELAKILELNYSTVRYHLELLQKFGLVNVKKGKKYYYELTKTALQILNEEK
- a CDS encoding coiled-coil domain-containing protein; its protein translation is MSSVYLPLAVDSAYQPLPVSKQLAVALVKATLRNTRIKKATLIGWPLLLVKHEKSGGYIIFDETINIETKLQFVVLQDYKRIIDNLENNKNETEVLATLKSYRWKDVKGKEEEIFKGVVIDDLAPILSYGSPELPLRILEKSLTQLDVETTINDLNNREYLINENINKINDVEGKINTILTIIKGKRAEERKQIEDKYNLLIQEKSELLKKSLSTSKKNLETEILNEASKLYSKMGDIEVLIGKAELDYEANPSLQKDLDNLISLRSKYLSEIQSKIAEIKNKYRIEIRNIVHEIESLNTQKQKELESIDSKIRELDELQKSIINQLESIKAICNDELEKIKSFYRRAPFDKDKVEVILPFLLVVDMNNNIIIVPPQIYNNTKKSSFFGFFKRDPSEMTDNMKINLNTFLNILATKYGGIEDNLRNPAIKPLIEQGLEELYNEGWGVRRTLNEYYV
- a CDS encoding 4a-hydroxytetrahydrobiopterin dehydratase; the encoded protein is MKKLSDSEVYQALKELKGWILKGNTIEKTFQFNDFKESVSFVLKIQPIADSMDHHPDVCIYYNKVIVQLTTHDVGGLTDLDIELAKKIDEITL
- a CDS encoding S8 family serine peptidase, producing MWSLLFLILIASSVVLPLYLQPNVSEISSNQIVNVSIVIPPKNLELLQLYVEEHHIVNSSELETLFIPNSTINKIVNMLVNNGIQPEVTLNVISFQAKAGIVEKLFHGQFITTEILGKKIYYFISSSTSFPGIILATNLTYLFLSKPNNLVNITQAIAYNMITPSELQSAYNITFLIKHGINGSGVNIGILDFEGDPYIYQQLQDFDSQYNLPNPPIFKVVPIGPYNPNDGIPSGWALEISLDVEYAHAAAPGAGIILYVANPSISIPQAIAYIDQQDQVSVVSQSWGIPEIYFLLGLLPISYLQSMIYEYWLGEAEGITFIAASGDAGGNGYNFFLSPLGSTIVPASIPYVLAVGGTTLYVSENSTYQTAWSGESIIGSTTGGYSAIFPSPPYQGLEGFRITPDVVADANPYTGVPVVYYYNTTYLVGGTSLATPIVAGIIALADQVHGKLGFINPLIYSLNGTKAIVPVSLGYNTPYIANNSLNPVTGLGYINAGYFVSLLRIPTASLSLAVQNTTYLPGQAIKVIGYLNGVSSPPVTLTAYVYNGSAIVSTFTLSYNGSAYIGDITLSKSGIYEIYSKFNNIYGFTYVTVGYQAVFVFPIVAIYPIPSNIPVIVMITYPNGTLVSSFNTTNLTVYKENQLNGKIQEVTQVKLNNLPIINISQLGIYIKFKSGILEGYINLTSKEFGGVYVLSVNNTIGLDEIVLGMYVVPAVIPNSFSEPTSLYSGENVTLEVLVESLGMPNVTVSFIKDGKIYYSTPVNSITVGSSSYYIAQVNIPRLPSGYYTIEAYADYSNGTYIAYGVGYTQIYISNESLVLHAKVNSVTFENDTITISANIYYPNGTPVKYGVFSAIFVPSYLLSDIDSLQISYSVPLTYKNGIWIGNFTVPAGSYSNSGVTVGEIAGTWNVYIVGLSANGIPLPFDSTINYNTLNIEPTSTELSFLVLPFNYIPTFTGSYAYHIYTPNAIISNKTVVLVNSIIDNLTAINSVIYSYNSEIYHVTLINSKIVNISNISNISNNIKVINDTIISTSTSISTSNNITASQLLGFGDLFMIELVIALIINSIVVMIFVIGDKNKR
- a CDS encoding NADP-dependent isocitrate dehydrogenase produces the protein MYKEPDDGEKIKFDKGKWIVPSKPVILYIEGDGIGPEITTTAIRVINKAVEKAYKSSREIKWLEVYAGEKAEKLTGDRFPKDTQEMLLKYRVVLKGPLETPIGKGWKSVNVAIRLMLDLYANIRPVKYIEGLESPLKNPEKVDMIIFRENTDDLYRGIEYPFNSEEAKKIREFLRNEFKVEIEDDTGIGIKVMSKYKTQRITRLAIQYAIEHKRKKITVMHKGNVMKYTEGAFREWAYEVALNEFRDFIVTEEEINQGKSHEGKVVLNDRIADNMFQQIIIRPEEYDIILAPNVNGDYISDAAGALIGNIGMLGGANIGDEGGMFEAIHGTAPKYAGKNVANPTGIIKAGELMLRWMGWNEAAELIEKSINIAIKQKKVTQDIARFMGVKALGTKEYGDELINIIDTL
- a CDS encoding Cdc6/Cdc18 family protein; this encodes MSIRDALKGGKGEVIKDPRVFIDPLTVFKDIPFREDILREVAIAVRYFVKSDVRFSTLFLGLTGTGKTFVARYMLNEIEEVKHEDQDYSKVKQAYVNCREVGGTPQAVLSALTERLTNDEVPKHGINLGEYLEKIKEELANKKALVYLDEVDTLIKRRGGDIVLYQLLRADADISVIMVSNDINIRDYMEPRVLSSLGPTVFFKPYDAEQLKHILSIYAEYGLYRGTYDDNILSYIAAISAKEHGDARKAVNLLFRAAQLASGEGFIRKEHVDRAIIEYEQERLIEAIKALPFHYKLALMATMEAEDVVTAHKIYTDLCNQYKQKPLSYRRFSDIISELDMFGIIKVKIINKGRAGGIRKYIEVTDKEKIRKAIEDTMDLGYEDQM